In Mycobacterium stomatepiae, the following are encoded in one genomic region:
- the bphC gene encoding biphenyl-2,3-diol 1,2-dioxygenase, producing the protein MTDLKSLGYITIWSNDIERWRRFAFGVLGFAEGQGPDDSALYLRMDERAARLIVVPGETDRVLTIGWEVRDHPALQRVKTTLDGAGVPFKQLSVEEAEARRVEEVITFDDPAGTTLEVFHGAVLDHSPVVTPFGARFVTGDQGMGHVVVPAMDPNAVFDFYTEVLGFRSRGAFRVPLPKEFGPVRVRFLGINERHHSMAIVPAAHMRDPRLVHIMVEVDTLDAVGQALDRVTAEGFQLSSTLGRHTNDKMISFYVRAPGDWDIEFGTEGMRVDENHYTAEEITADSYWGHQWVGEMPAAMRL; encoded by the coding sequence GTGACCGACCTGAAAAGTCTCGGCTATATTACGATTTGGTCCAATGACATCGAACGATGGCGCCGATTCGCGTTCGGCGTCCTGGGCTTCGCCGAGGGGCAAGGCCCCGACGATTCCGCGTTGTATCTGCGGATGGACGAGCGCGCGGCGCGGTTGATCGTGGTGCCGGGTGAGACCGATCGGGTGCTCACCATCGGCTGGGAAGTCCGCGACCACCCCGCGCTGCAGCGGGTCAAGACCACGCTCGACGGGGCCGGGGTGCCGTTCAAACAGCTGTCGGTCGAGGAGGCCGAGGCGCGCCGGGTCGAAGAGGTGATCACCTTCGACGACCCGGCCGGCACCACCCTCGAGGTGTTCCACGGTGCGGTGCTCGATCACAGCCCGGTCGTCACCCCGTTCGGCGCACGATTCGTCACCGGTGATCAGGGCATGGGCCATGTGGTGGTGCCCGCGATGGATCCCAATGCGGTGTTCGACTTCTACACCGAGGTGCTGGGTTTCCGCTCGCGCGGTGCGTTCCGGGTGCCGTTGCCGAAAGAGTTCGGCCCGGTGCGGGTTCGCTTCCTCGGGATCAACGAACGCCACCACAGCATGGCGATCGTGCCGGCCGCGCACATGCGCGACCCACGCCTGGTGCACATCATGGTCGAGGTCGACACCCTCGACGCGGTAGGCCAGGCGCTGGACCGGGTCACCGCCGAGGGCTTCCAGTTGTCATCGACGCTGGGCCGACACACCAACGACAAGATGATCTCCTTCTACGTCCGGGCGCCCGGTGATTGGGATATCGAGTTCGGCACCGAAGGCATGCGGGTCGACGAAAACCATTACACGGCAGAGGAAATCACCGCCGACAGCTACTGGGGTCATCAGTGGGTCGGCGAGATGCCCGCGGCGATGCGGCTATGA